The Legionellales bacterium genome contains a region encoding:
- a CDS encoding VWA domain-containing protein produces the protein MTFHFLRPLWLYGFIPVMGLIILWWLFRERQSNWQRVCDPHLLSHLLNKPIQSSALNWSLLFIALTLSLGIIALAGPTWREIPQATYQTLSSRMIVLDMSNSMNATDLTPSRLARARYKILDLLQHNQGARVGMVVFSGDAFTVSPLTEDANTISLLVPTLATSIMPIAGDNLSSGLQQAAQLLQQSNATDGSIILITDSQPTTHDVQLAQQLHQQGMEISVLGMGREQSVPLRDEQGQLIQDGDGEVVMTHFDPAALAQLAQAGGGLYQTYTTDNSDINAILNSIKTHADATLTKTTHVIWQDEGRWFILFMMIMIALALRRGWLHEVLR, from the coding sequence ATGACATTTCATTTTTTACGCCCTCTGTGGTTATATGGATTTATTCCAGTGATGGGATTAATTATTTTATGGTGGCTTTTTCGCGAACGCCAAAGTAATTGGCAACGCGTGTGTGATCCCCATTTATTAAGCCATTTATTAAATAAACCCATCCAATCCTCTGCATTAAATTGGTCATTACTATTCATCGCACTCACCTTAAGTTTAGGAATAATTGCTTTAGCTGGCCCCACGTGGCGAGAAATTCCACAAGCCACTTATCAAACGTTGAGTTCACGCATGATTGTGCTCGATATGTCAAATTCAATGAATGCGACAGATTTAACACCGAGTCGTTTAGCACGCGCTCGTTATAAAATTTTAGATTTATTGCAGCATAATCAAGGTGCGCGAGTTGGCATGGTCGTATTTAGTGGGGATGCCTTTACCGTTTCACCATTAACTGAAGATGCCAATACCATCTCTCTATTAGTCCCCACCCTTGCGACATCGATAATGCCGATTGCCGGAGATAATCTTAGCAGTGGCTTACAACAAGCGGCTCAACTTTTACAACAAAGCAATGCCACCGATGGATCTATTATTTTAATTACCGATAGCCAACCCACGACTCATGATGTGCAATTAGCACAACAATTGCATCAACAAGGAATGGAAATTTCTGTATTAGGCATGGGCCGTGAACAATCGGTACCGTTACGTGATGAGCAAGGACAATTAATTCAAGATGGCGATGGCGAAGTGGTGATGACCCATTTTGATCCTGCGGCGTTAGCCCAATTAGCTCAAGCAGGTGGCGGTCTCTATCAAACCTATACCACTGATAATAGCGATATTAATGCCATTCTTAATTCAATAAAAACTCATGCGGATGCCACACTGACTAAAACTACTCACGTCATTTGGCAAGATGAAGGACGTTGGTTTATTTTATTCATGATGATAATGATCGCTCTTGCACTAAGACGAGGTTGGTTACATGAGGTATTACGATGA
- the add gene encoding adenosine deaminase, producing the protein MIPKAELHVHFEGSIFPDLAKKLAQKNKITLPDEIFTPHNTYAWKDFSDFLNAYDVVSQVIRTPEDYRDIGYEYLKRSAQEGVIYTELMPSPDHAKNSGLSYQDMLEGVVAGMQDAKRDFNIESRIMISGVRHYGIEACEAVAKLTQQYPHPLVTGFGLGGDELNFPPQLFKKTYAIAKDAGLQLTCHAGEWGAPDTVRTAIEVLNLQRIGHGVRSIEDDAVLQFIIDRNVTLEVAPGSNISLRVYPNFAAHPLLKLRARGVRVTLNSDDPPFFGTTIGQEYETAKTQFNLTDNELISITQNAILGAFVDENTRQELLARVKKLTRQ; encoded by the coding sequence GTGATCCCAAAAGCCGAATTACATGTTCATTTTGAAGGTTCGATTTTTCCCGATCTCGCGAAAAAGCTCGCACAAAAAAATAAAATAACATTACCCGATGAAATTTTTACGCCGCACAATACTTATGCCTGGAAAGATTTTAGCGATTTTCTCAACGCCTATGATGTGGTAAGCCAAGTCATTCGCACTCCGGAAGATTATCGTGATATCGGCTACGAGTATTTAAAACGCTCCGCTCAAGAAGGAGTCATTTACACTGAGTTAATGCCCTCACCCGATCATGCAAAAAATTCAGGTTTAAGTTATCAAGATATGCTAGAAGGCGTGGTGGCAGGCATGCAAGATGCCAAACGAGATTTTAATATTGAATCGCGGATTATGATCTCCGGCGTTCGGCATTACGGCATAGAAGCCTGTGAAGCGGTGGCAAAGTTAACCCAGCAATACCCCCATCCGCTCGTCACTGGATTTGGTTTAGGTGGAGATGAATTGAATTTCCCGCCGCAGTTATTTAAAAAAACCTACGCCATTGCCAAAGACGCCGGATTACAATTAACCTGTCACGCCGGTGAATGGGGCGCACCCGACACGGTTCGCACCGCGATTGAAGTATTAAATTTACAACGCATTGGCCATGGCGTACGCAGCATTGAAGACGATGCTGTCTTGCAATTCATTATCGATCGCAATGTTACCTTAGAAGTAGCGCCCGGTAGCAATATCAGTTTACGTGTCTATCCTAATTTTGCTGCTCATCCCTTATTAAAATTACGCGCCAGAGGTGTGCGCGTTACGCTGAACTCGGATGATCCTCCATTTTTTGGCACGACTATCGGCCAAGAATATGAAACTGCGAAAACTCAATTTAATTTGACGGATAATGAATTAATCTCGATAACACAAAACGCTATCCTTGGCGCCTTTGTGGATGAAAACACACGTCAAGAATTATTGGCAAGAGTGAAAAAATTGACTAGGCAGTAA
- a CDS encoding DUF58 domain-containing protein, producing the protein MFKRKKYQQQPLENGVTVSLSQLLALRHHAKQINLHSAAKVKTFLAGYQTSQLRGRGIDFAEVRAYQPGDDIRHIDWRVTARSGKAHTKIFQEERERPIYLIVDASPSMFFGTKVCFKSVIAAKLAALYGWSAFNRNDRVGGFIFSGRQCQEFSARAGMNGILPLLKALTVSEPPIADAIATGALANVLKRLRRVIKPGSLVIICSDFRDLSGDAEQQLAQLCRYNHFIFNFIYDHLETEPPPADYYAITDGQEIATINTYSADLCKNYRAQFINRFEQLKKIARTYKIPLHIFATSDDIINRLKQYHQPTVKKRQVKYEFN; encoded by the coding sequence ATGTTTAAACGCAAAAAATACCAGCAACAACCTCTTGAAAATGGTGTGACAGTCAGCTTGTCGCAATTACTGGCATTGCGCCATCATGCTAAACAAATTAATTTACATTCTGCTGCTAAAGTAAAAACTTTTTTAGCGGGCTATCAAACTTCTCAACTTCGCGGGCGTGGCATTGATTTTGCGGAAGTCAGAGCTTATCAACCGGGTGATGATATTCGTCATATTGATTGGCGAGTGACTGCAAGAAGTGGCAAAGCGCACACTAAAATTTTTCAAGAAGAACGAGAACGTCCCATATATTTAATTGTCGATGCCAGTCCCAGTATGTTTTTTGGCACGAAAGTGTGTTTTAAATCGGTAATTGCTGCCAAATTGGCAGCGCTCTACGGATGGAGTGCGTTTAATCGCAATGATCGCGTGGGCGGATTTATTTTTTCTGGCCGGCAATGCCAAGAATTTTCTGCGCGTGCGGGCATGAATGGTATTTTGCCACTGTTAAAAGCATTAACGGTAAGCGAGCCACCTATAGCGGATGCTATCGCAACCGGTGCACTTGCCAATGTATTAAAACGTTTACGGCGCGTCATCAAACCTGGAAGTCTAGTAATTATTTGCAGCGATTTTCGTGATTTAAGTGGCGATGCTGAGCAACAACTCGCGCAATTATGCCGTTATAATCATTTTATATTTAATTTTATTTACGATCATCTCGAAACAGAACCGCCACCAGCCGATTATTATGCAATTACCGATGGTCAAGAAATTGCAACCATCAACACCTACAGTGCTGATCTCTGCAAAAATTATCGCGCACAATTTATTAATCGTTTTGAACAATTAAAAAAAATAGCGCGGACCTACAAAATTCCATTACACATTTTTGCAACCAGTGATGATATTATCAATCGACTGAAACAGTACCATCAACCGACTGTAAAAAAGCGCCAGGTGAAGTATGAATTCAACTGA
- a CDS encoding VWA domain-containing protein: protein MINLATPFALLLLPVPWLIRRFLLSKPQPHTLALKIPFFATLRKLSGISSNPLPSKSWRHHLEYIIWFLLVFSLSGPQWLGKPITTDRSGHNIMLAIDLSGSMSLPDFTLNNQRYDRLSVVKQVAGNFIQQREGDRVGLIFFGTKAYMRTPLTFDLTAVKHALDTANIGLAGQMTAIGDAIGLGIKRLQHFPANSRMIILLTDGASNIGEVEPLQAAELAAAQQVKIYTIGIGSEHLEIPTLFGPQEINPSLTLDTETLQKIADITHGQFFRARDTQALKNIYQKIDELEPVDSQQSIYRPIKPLYPYPLALALLLLFCLCLTPFRLITQWEAK from the coding sequence ATGATTAATCTCGCAACACCTTTTGCCTTGTTATTATTACCCGTGCCCTGGCTAATTCGCCGTTTTTTGCTCAGCAAACCACAACCGCACACGCTGGCGTTAAAAATTCCTTTTTTTGCTACGCTGCGTAAATTATCGGGGATCAGTTCAAATCCTCTACCCAGCAAATCTTGGCGTCATCATTTGGAATATATTATTTGGTTTTTATTAGTATTCAGTTTAAGTGGGCCACAATGGTTGGGAAAACCTATTACAACAGACCGCAGTGGACATAATATAATGTTGGCCATTGATTTATCGGGATCGATGTCTCTGCCCGATTTTACGTTAAATAATCAACGATACGATCGCCTATCGGTAGTGAAACAAGTGGCTGGAAATTTTATTCAACAACGCGAAGGCGATCGCGTAGGTTTAATTTTTTTTGGCACTAAAGCCTACATGCGCACTCCTCTCACCTTTGATTTAACGGCAGTAAAACACGCGTTAGACACGGCAAACATCGGCCTCGCCGGACAAATGACCGCCATCGGAGATGCGATTGGTTTAGGCATTAAGCGTTTACAACATTTTCCTGCCAATTCTCGCATGATCATTTTATTAACCGATGGTGCCAGTAATATAGGCGAAGTAGAACCCTTGCAAGCCGCAGAATTAGCCGCAGCACAACAGGTAAAAATTTATACCATTGGCATTGGTTCGGAACATTTAGAAATTCCCACCTTATTTGGGCCACAAGAAATTAATCCTTCTTTAACGTTGGATACCGAAACTTTACAAAAAATCGCCGATATTACTCACGGACAATTTTTTCGCGCACGCGATACCCAAGCGTTAAAAAATATTTATCAAAAAATTGATGAATTAGAACCCGTTGACTCTCAACAATCGATTTATCGACCGATTAAACCGCTTTATCCTTACCCTTTGGCATTGGCCTTATTACTGTTGTTTTGCTTATGCCTTACGCCATTCAGATTGATAACTCAATGGGAGGCAAAATAA
- a CDS encoding RES family NAD+ phosphorylase produces the protein MKINDLPTITLKKEKCFRLIPSKYPPIHLFEDVATNDEFEAIFKVQSLTNPRIQDEIGYIHLIPNDERLFGVPDCSYIMAAFTHINPNGSRFSNGDYGIYYAAQTVETALAETIYHREKFFRHTKEPAQEMDMRCLTAIFNADLINLATEVYRSMEIYHPENYHYAQQIGKQVKSNKLPGIKYYSVRLQSGINYALFTPKLFTECYQTQHYTYVWDGARISSYYLKSNLQSLIELT, from the coding sequence ATGAAGATCAATGATTTGCCTACCATCACTTTAAAAAAAGAAAAATGCTTTCGTTTAATTCCATCAAAATATCCACCCATTCATTTATTTGAAGATGTTGCCACGAATGATGAGTTCGAAGCAATTTTCAAAGTACAATCACTCACCAATCCGCGGATACAAGATGAAATTGGTTATATTCACTTAATTCCTAACGATGAGCGTTTATTTGGAGTTCCTGATTGTAGTTATATCATGGCGGCATTTACCCATATTAATCCGAATGGAAGTCGATTTTCGAATGGTGATTACGGAATTTATTACGCTGCTCAAACAGTAGAAACAGCTCTGGCAGAAACCATTTATCATCGAGAAAAATTTTTTCGTCATACTAAAGAACCTGCTCAAGAAATGGATATGCGTTGTTTAACGGCTATCTTTAATGCCGATCTCATTAATTTGGCAACAGAAGTGTATCGTTCGATGGAAATTTATCATCCCGAAAACTATCATTATGCTCAACAAATCGGTAAGCAAGTTAAAAGCAATAAACTGCCAGGAATAAAATATTATTCAGTCCGTTTGCAATCAGGAATTAATTACGCATTATTTACCCCAAAATTATTTACAGAATGCTATCAGACTCAACACTATACTTATGTATGGGATGGAGCGCGGATCAGCAGTTATTATTTGAAATCGAATTTACAATCGTTGATAGAATTAACCTGA
- a CDS encoding methyltransferase domain-containing protein, with translation MLDNEAYSKMIELQTEMCFPFEYAFFLNQHLNQVKTILDFGCGNGYFMKKLKSFFPEPHYIGIDHNEAMINYAKKNNNDSKVTFKLGSVDNITEKFDIVILRLVLHQVTDRLAFLTNLISKVDHDIKVIIIDPLDTKFHMYPTSPKFMQRLKDLRAVLTPGNAKRNVYDYINNEMAKLNFKLSDSEDYYIPSLLTSYKEMYRDYLIATSNMLGFSEEITSEINNWYDNPASFFQMGLSMSSFIGNNDV, from the coding sequence ATGCTAGATAACGAAGCTTATTCCAAAATGATAGAGCTACAAACGGAAATGTGCTTTCCGTTTGAATATGCTTTTTTCTTGAATCAACATTTAAATCAAGTAAAAACCATTTTAGATTTTGGGTGCGGTAATGGATATTTCATGAAAAAACTAAAATCCTTTTTCCCTGAACCCCATTACATAGGCATTGATCATAATGAAGCTATGATTAATTATGCTAAGAAAAATAATAATGATTCGAAAGTGACATTTAAATTAGGAAGCGTCGATAATATTACAGAAAAATTTGATATAGTTATCTTAAGATTGGTATTGCATCAGGTAACAGATAGATTAGCCTTTTTAACTAATTTGATTAGTAAAGTAGATCATGATATTAAGGTAATTATAATCGATCCCCTGGATACTAAATTTCACATGTATCCTACCTCACCTAAATTTATGCAGCGTTTAAAAGATTTACGTGCAGTTTTAACGCCAGGTAATGCTAAGCGTAATGTATATGATTATATAAATAACGAAATGGCAAAATTAAATTTTAAACTTTCAGATAGTGAAGATTATTATATTCCTAGTTTATTAACTTCATATAAAGAAATGTATCGAGACTATCTTATTGCAACGAGTAATATGTTAGGCTTTTCCGAAGAAATAACAAGTGAAATTAATAATTGGTATGATAATCCTGCTTCATTTTTTCAGATGGGTTTATCTATGAGTAGCTTTATAGGGAATAACGATGTTTAA
- a CDS encoding DUF4381 domain-containing protein, whose amino-acid sequence MNSTDPLSQLKPLHLPPAITFWPPAPGWLILSALVIFMSAGIVYYFIRRYQNQRGKRFALQQLHTLQQQFAQPDYRPQIISNISQLLKRVALLHHPRQQVAGLTGTKWLQFLDESGHTQDFQHGIGKILISAPYNQHIPENAEELFPLVKRWIEKNA is encoded by the coding sequence ATGAATTCAACTGATCCACTTTCACAATTAAAACCTTTACATTTACCACCCGCCATTACCTTTTGGCCACCAGCACCGGGTTGGCTAATATTAAGCGCCTTGGTTATTTTTATGAGCGCAGGTATCGTTTATTATTTTATTCGTCGCTATCAAAACCAACGTGGAAAACGTTTTGCACTTCAACAACTCCACACGTTACAACAACAATTTGCTCAACCCGATTATCGTCCGCAAATTATCAGCAATATTTCCCAATTATTAAAACGCGTGGCCTTATTACATCATCCACGCCAACAGGTCGCCGGATTAACGGGCACGAAATGGCTACAATTTTTAGATGAGTCAGGACACACCCAAGATTTTCAACACGGCATTGGCAAAATTTTAATTAGCGCCCCTTATAATCAGCATATTCCAGAAAATGCGGAAGAATTATTTCCTTTAGTCAAACGTTGGATTGAGAAAAACGCATGA
- a CDS encoding MoxR family ATPase — translation MEQSNVVALSTHQQNFQQLYQHLKNRIIGQPGLLKKLLIALLADGHLLVEGAPGLAKTRAIKELAQCLEGDFHRIQFTPDLLPADLTGTEVYRPQDGSFSFKRGPIFHHVILADEINRAPAKVQSALLEAMAERQVTVGNMTYSLPKLFLVMATQNPLEQEGTYPLPEAQLDRFLMYVKIGYPDAKAERKILQLNRQETLQSLDHKTPNHITISQESIMQARHAILELHVSAALEEYMVQLVIATRNPAAYGSELSKWTQFGASPRATLALDRCARAHAWLNGRDYVSPEDIHAIAHDVLRHRVILSYEAQAEGVDADLFITALLDRVAVP, via the coding sequence ATGGAACAATCCAATGTCGTTGCACTTTCTACTCATCAACAAAATTTCCAGCAATTATATCAACATTTAAAAAATCGTATTATTGGTCAACCCGGATTATTAAAAAAATTATTAATTGCTTTACTCGCCGATGGCCATTTACTCGTAGAAGGCGCGCCAGGTTTGGCAAAAACCCGTGCTATTAAAGAACTCGCTCAATGTTTAGAAGGCGATTTTCATCGCATTCAATTCACCCCCGATTTATTACCCGCCGATTTAACCGGAACCGAAGTGTATCGCCCGCAAGACGGATCGTTTTCCTTTAAGCGCGGCCCTATTTTTCATCATGTCATTTTAGCCGATGAAATTAATCGCGCTCCAGCCAAAGTGCAATCGGCCTTGCTCGAAGCGATGGCAGAACGTCAAGTTACTGTAGGAAATATGACTTATTCATTACCAAAATTATTTTTAGTCATGGCAACACAAAATCCTTTGGAACAAGAAGGCACGTATCCTTTGCCGGAAGCGCAATTGGATCGTTTTTTAATGTATGTGAAAATTGGTTATCCCGACGCCAAAGCCGAGCGCAAAATTTTACAACTCAATCGGCAAGAAACCTTGCAATCACTCGATCATAAAACTCCTAATCACATTACGATTAGCCAAGAGAGTATTATGCAAGCACGACATGCTATTTTAGAATTGCACGTCAGTGCAGCGTTAGAAGAATATATGGTGCAATTAGTGATTGCCACTCGTAATCCCGCCGCTTATGGCAGTGAACTCAGTAAATGGACACAATTTGGTGCAAGCCCACGCGCTACACTCGCGCTCGATCGTTGTGCGCGCGCTCATGCTTGGCTTAATGGCCGCGATTATGTTTCACCGGAAGATATTCATGCTATCGCGCACGATGTGTTACGTCATCGCGTGATTTTATCGTACGAAGCACAAGCCGAAGGAGTGGATGCCGATTTATTCATCACGGCATTACTTGATCGCGTAGCCGTACCCTAA
- a CDS encoding DUF2384 domain-containing protein: MNSLFQAHNVNPNLDPDEAKKVFKVVVNILEKWHATLEEKLILLGLKKSTYFKYQKDPQSIKVNQDFLERLSYILNIHSALRILFSHPDSVYGWVRKPNDAPFFNGHSAMEIMLQGRVVDLWAVASRLNAERGGWA, translated from the coding sequence ATGAATAGTTTATTTCAAGCGCATAACGTTAATCCTAATTTGGATCCCGATGAAGCGAAAAAGGTATTTAAGGTGGTGGTAAATATCCTAGAAAAATGGCATGCAACGTTAGAAGAAAAATTAATTTTACTGGGATTAAAAAAATCAACGTATTTCAAATATCAAAAAGATCCCCAATCGATCAAAGTAAATCAGGATTTCTTAGAAAGACTTTCCTATATTCTTAATATTCATTCCGCATTACGCATCTTATTTTCTCATCCTGATTCCGTTTATGGCTGGGTAAGAAAACCGAATGATGCGCCCTTTTTTAATGGCCATTCAGCCATGGAAATTATGTTACAAGGACGCGTCGTTGATCTTTGGGCAGTGGCCTCTCGCTTAAATGCAGAACGAGGTGGTTGGGCGTAA
- a CDS encoding helix-turn-helix transcriptional regulator → MPNSDEKKKILLKLRDVRREKGMSLHDLADKMGVDYQKVGRMERGETQMTIDMLSQLAKALKVPVSKLLNEDNISDTNSDLSNKNSDSVDIYLIPTIYTKLEKLCDRYKIDVENSAKIYLATTIFKCVQDICTKVQDEKGMVEVFFQAFDAIFERLVVNRLDCADE, encoded by the coding sequence ATGCCTAATTCAGATGAAAAAAAGAAAATACTTTTAAAACTACGTGATGTTCGTAGAGAGAAAGGCATGTCATTGCACGATCTCGCAGATAAAATGGGAGTTGATTATCAGAAAGTAGGCCGCATGGAACGTGGTGAAACACAGATGACAATTGATATGTTGTCTCAATTAGCTAAAGCTTTAAAAGTTCCAGTCTCTAAGCTTTTAAATGAAGATAATATAAGCGATACCAATAGTGACCTATCTAATAAAAATTCAGATAGTGTAGATATTTATCTCATTCCAACAATTTATACGAAACTTGAAAAATTATGTGATCGTTATAAAATAGATGTAGAAAATTCAGCTAAAATTTATTTGGCTACTACTATATTTAAATGTGTTCAAGATATTTGCACAAAAGTTCAAGATGAGAAAGGTATGGTAGAAGTTTTTTTCCAAGCATTTGATGCCATTTTTGAAAGACTTGTTGTGAACCGTTTAGATTGCGCTGATGAATAA
- a CDS encoding AraC family transcriptional regulator encodes MSYQERVNRVIEFIGQHLDEDLVLEELCRIACFSKYHFHRLFTAHAGVSLKSYIKWLRLKRAAHQLIVQKEDTIINIALAAGFDSHEAFSRAFKQACGQSPSSFRHKANWRTWENPPYSLHIKGKKIMTITIKDLPSRRLAVMEHHGDPMKLSMTVDKLISWAKAQPINLKPKAGEAFGFGYHDPRETPAEEWQFDLALTVPQDFKLNDEVIERELPAGRYAVTTHKGSRDNIGDTIYGLYRDWLPQSGEELGDLPCIFCYHNFDHEVAETELLTEIWVLLK; translated from the coding sequence ATGAGTTACCAAGAACGTGTTAACAGAGTGATTGAATTTATAGGCCAGCATCTGGATGAAGATCTTGTGCTGGAGGAACTGTGTCGCATTGCTTGTTTTTCAAAATACCATTTTCATCGTCTATTTACCGCACACGCCGGTGTATCTTTGAAAAGTTATATCAAATGGCTGCGGCTGAAACGAGCTGCTCACCAATTGATTGTGCAAAAAGAAGATACCATTATTAACATCGCTTTGGCTGCGGGGTTTGACTCTCATGAAGCATTTAGCCGAGCTTTTAAACAAGCTTGTGGCCAATCGCCAAGTAGTTTTAGACATAAAGCGAATTGGCGGACATGGGAAAACCCACCGTATTCATTGCATATTAAAGGTAAAAAAATTATGACCATCACCATAAAAGATCTGCCATCAAGAAGATTGGCAGTAATGGAACATCATGGCGATCCAATGAAATTATCCATGACGGTGGATAAATTAATATCCTGGGCTAAAGCTCAGCCAATTAATTTAAAGCCTAAAGCTGGAGAAGCCTTTGGATTTGGATATCACGATCCTCGAGAAACCCCAGCAGAAGAATGGCAATTTGATTTAGCACTTACTGTGCCGCAAGACTTTAAACTCAACGATGAAGTCATCGAAAGAGAATTGCCTGCGGGTCGATATGCGGTTACTACTCATAAGGGATCCCGCGATAATATCGGCGATACAATTTACGGTTTGTATCGTGATTGGCTTCCGCAATCTGGAGAGGAGTTGGGCGATTTACCCTGCATTTTCTGCTACCAT
- a CDS encoding oligopeptide:H+ symporter yields the protein MQIISVKVLSKITHIKYVHQIQKQQLLYLVSFAEFWELLSYFGTVAILVLYCQSFDFSIEKSYAIYGIYLALLCGLPVIGGFLSDKFIDGFIALVVGAILLIAGNIILIINNQNYLYLGLAGTICGTSLYKPICTNIVGIIYNNDDNSREKAYSFFYAILNCGAIAGPIVYGIIIKFFGWGGCFLFSAVGLTSALTVMLLMRNRIKNALDFRNKLESKKKHIFFSSVILVYFAVIISFYSSSYFSYILVIALMLAIGTLGKIVSNLHEGIRRGIYGILVLLTFCVFFFLTSFQVGSSITSFINGYVDKGFFGFQIPTSFFTALDPFFVVAFAPIFSLIWSRMAKNNREPTVTKKLIYGLNLGGCGFIAFLFAIKLSIIKAHYWTIIFLVIGYAFIGAGEICLSPAVLSAISQCSPQGISNTMMGLWYFFMAIAGYLSSYIDNLLNYSNSNITASTQISINNLSLIFISMTIAIFFSAIFLRVISRNLTKLLPNI from the coding sequence TTGCAGATAATTTCTGTAAAAGTTCTTTCTAAAATAACACACATCAAATACGTGCATCAAATACAAAAGCAACAGCTTCTTTATCTAGTGTCATTTGCTGAGTTCTGGGAACTTTTAAGTTACTTTGGAACTGTAGCTATCCTCGTTTTATACTGTCAAAGTTTCGACTTTTCTATCGAAAAAAGTTACGCCATCTATGGGATATATTTAGCATTGCTCTGTGGATTACCTGTTATTGGTGGCTTTTTAAGCGATAAATTTATTGACGGTTTTATAGCGCTGGTGGTAGGTGCCATTTTATTAATAGCAGGCAATATAATTTTGATAATTAATAATCAAAATTATTTATATTTAGGATTAGCTGGTACAATTTGCGGAACAAGTTTATATAAACCTATTTGTACAAATATAGTTGGTATTATTTATAATAACGATGACAACTCAAGGGAGAAAGCCTATTCATTTTTTTATGCAATTTTAAATTGTGGAGCAATTGCTGGTCCAATTGTATATGGAATAATTATCAAATTTTTTGGTTGGGGAGGTTGTTTTTTATTTAGTGCTGTAGGATTGACTTCCGCTTTAACAGTAATGCTTTTAATGAGAAATCGCATTAAAAATGCTCTTGATTTTAGAAATAAACTAGAATCGAAAAAAAAGCATATATTTTTTTCGTCTGTAATTCTAGTTTATTTTGCAGTTATAATTTCATTTTATAGTTCCAGTTATTTTTCATATATACTAGTCATAGCATTAATGTTAGCAATAGGTACACTAGGTAAAATTGTATCAAATCTCCATGAGGGTATAAGACGTGGAATTTATGGAATTTTAGTATTGCTAACATTTTGTGTTTTTTTCTTTTTAACGAGTTTTCAGGTTGGCAGTTCAATTACATCATTTATCAATGGATATGTAGATAAGGGTTTTTTTGGCTTCCAGATCCCAACATCATTTTTTACTGCACTTGATCCATTTTTTGTTGTTGCTTTTGCCCCTATATTTTCTTTAATATGGTCAAGAATGGCTAAAAATAATAGAGAACCTACTGTAACTAAAAAATTAATTTATGGACTAAATTTAGGAGGATGTGGCTTTATTGCATTTCTTTTTGCAATCAAACTCTCAATAATAAAAGCGCATTATTGGACGATAATATTCTTGGTTATTGGATACGCTTTTATAGGCGCAGGAGAGATATGTTTGTCACCAGCAGTTTTGAGCGCCATTAGTCAATGTAGTCCTCAAGGTATTTCAAATACAATGATGGGATTATGGTATTTCTTTATGGCTATAGCAGGATATTTGAGCAGCTATATTGATAATCTATTAAATTATTCAAATTCAAATATTACTGCATCAACACAAATAAGTATAAATAATCTGTCATTAATATTCATATCGATGACTATTGCCATATTTTTTTCAGCAATTTTTTTAAGGGTAATTTCAAGAAATTTAACTAAACTGCTGCCGAATATTTAG
- a CDS encoding IS3 family transposase: protein MFKLINDPNQKWVGDISYIWTNEGWLYLAVAIDLYSRAVFGWSIQSTLSRDLVCNALMIALWRRGFPRGVLFHSDRGSQYCSHDYQKFFKKFNFICSMSRKGNYWDNAVSESFFHTLKTELIYTQQYATREIAKQSIFQCIEVG from the coding sequence ATCTTCAAACTGATAAATGATCCTAACCAAAAGTGGGTCGGTGATATTAGTTACATTTGGACAAATGAAGGTTGGTTATATTTAGCTGTTGCTATTGACCTGTATTCGCGTGCTGTATTCGGTTGGTCTATTCAGTCTACCCTATCACGAGATCTCGTCTGTAATGCGCTGATGATTGCTTTGTGGCGACGCGGTTTTCCTCGCGGTGTGTTATTTCATTCCGATCGGGGTTCTCAATATTGCTCGCACGATTATCAGAAATTTTTTAAAAAATTTAATTTTATTTGTAGTATGAGTCGTAAAGGTAATTATTGGGATAATGCAGTGAGTGAAAGTTTTTTCCATACCTTAAAAACAGAATTAATTTATACGCAACAATATGCTACACGAGAAATCGCCAAACAAAGTATTTTTCAGTGTATTGAGGTGGGGTAG